One region of Campylobacter showae CSUNSWCD genomic DNA includes:
- a CDS encoding LemA family protein: MKNLVIFLVVLGIIGGIAMKYINAFPVLDETVKEKWAQVQNQYKRRADLIPNLVKTVQGYASHEEGVFKEVTEARSKASQMTIDVSSIDDPAKLKEFENAQKTLGGALSRLMAITENYPQLKADQNFLSLQSQLEGTENRIAVARKDYIAAVKDYNIALRKIPDKFIAAIFYPELKPRVTFEASEAEQSAPDVSFAK; the protein is encoded by the coding sequence ATGAAAAATTTAGTTATTTTTCTAGTCGTCCTAGGTATCATCGGCGGTATCGCCATGAAGTATATTAACGCCTTTCCGGTACTCGACGAGACGGTCAAAGAGAAATGGGCTCAGGTGCAAAACCAATACAAACGCCGCGCCGATCTTATCCCAAATTTGGTAAAAACAGTTCAAGGCTACGCTAGCCACGAGGAAGGCGTATTTAAGGAAGTAACGGAAGCTAGAAGCAAGGCTTCTCAGATGACGATCGACGTTAGCTCGATAGACGATCCTGCTAAGCTAAAAGAGTTTGAAAACGCTCAAAAAACTCTAGGTGGCGCGCTATCTAGGCTAATGGCTATCACCGAGAACTATCCTCAGCTAAAAGCCGATCAAAATTTCCTCTCTCTTCAAAGTCAGCTTGAAGGTACGGAAAATCGCATCGCAGTCGCTAGAAAGGACTATATCGCAGCGGTCAAGGACTATAACATCGCCCTTCGCAAGATACCAGATAAGTTTATAGCTGCGATTTTTTATCCAGAGCTCAAACCGCGCGTGACGTTTGAAGCAAGCGAAGCCGAACAAAGCGCACCGGACGTGTCTTTCGCCAAATAA